attgctcatgctacccttgacttgtcagtacccggtggtgccacatttttcgtctcagccccttccgagatatgagctattttaataggggcagcgtttgtttatatttttaataaaattttCATTACTAATTAATATTACTCATTTGAATTTGAAACAAGTGATAACCACAAAATTGCTACAAACGAACTAATGGCACGGTGATATCATATGAAAGAAAACAGTATATGCGTTGTCTTCTGCAAACAGCACCTTCTATCCCCACACTATACTACACTCCCCAATGGGCTGtccccacactacactacactcacctTCTCCACCAATGGGATGAGCTGTTGGTACTCTGCAAGTGTCTTCAGGAGTTCCATGATGAAAGGCAGGTAGTTATGCTTCCTTCGGATGTTCTCAACCTGACCAACACAGTAGAGTAGCACGGCTTTGTATTGGTGACAGACATTACAGTAGCACGGATTTGTATTGGTGAACACACCAATTACACTAACAGGACATTCAGTAGATTTAGATTGGCAAAAATTCCACACTTTTGTGACAAAACAGTAAAGAGTACAATgcataccgattttttttttaacccattgtgtcctggagcgacatacacgctgcattcaagttcttgagatttgagctgtttcattaaaaaatcagggtatgttagagctgaatgaccactatactagtgcaaaatgaaggttctagattttaaatgtaacttatttcatgcttgtatgtgcttcggaggctgagatatttaggatttgataggcagagggcacctttaccaaaaaagggcttaggacaaaatgggttaaattgaAAACATTTTGGTGGAAAAACAGAAGGAGCTTAACTGTTTATTAATTACCGGTAATGTCCTTTTCttaagagacagtgagagagcgagacagacagacgtacTTTGTATCTCTTGAGTTTCTGGTTCTCTTCATCGATGAGCATCTGGTACTTGGCGATCTCTGTCTGCAGGGAGCTGTACAGCGTGCTGCTCTGGTCTGTGTCCATCGGCTCCCCCTGCAGACCCAGAGTGCACACGTGAAACATACAGCCTGCTAACTAGCCTAGGCAGCATTTAACTAGCCAGCTAACTAGCCTAGGCAGCATGTAACTAGCTTGTTAACTAACAGAGGCAGCATGTAAATAGCTTGGTAACTAACAGAGGCAGCCTGCTCACTTTCACTAATGTCATTCATACAAAGGGTCTGGAATTACTGAGGCGCAAAATGTTTACTGCAGAGAATTTGAAATGTAAgtcctatttctctctcacacacacacaaatgcacgcgcacacacacacacacacacacacacacacacacacacacacacacacacacacacacacacacctctgtgagtTGTGCCTGTAGTTCGGTAATCTTGCGTTCGTAGATCATCTTACGATCCGACACGATGGCCATGAGGTTGAAGCGGATCTCTCCTTCACTATACctggcaggcagagagggggcgGAGTTAGAGAATTACACCTTCACCAACAGGACAAACCaggcaggaggtggaggaagttTAACTGGACATTACAGCACAGCCATTACATTGAGGACTTTAACTAGAGGAGTGTAAATGGGCAGAACAGCACAATCATTGCATTGTCCGTACGAGTGAGAGGCATATTTTTCGAAAGGAATTGAATCTAAAACGGTGGTGACgctgtggtggctcaggtggtagaggagcctgtttggcAACTGTAAACTTGGAAGTTCaggccctgctctgcctgaccccatcgttgtgtccttgagcaagatcattaaccccaaattgctcctagGGGCAGGGTGCTAcgctgcatggcagccactgccaccggtgtgtgattgcaagtgtgaatgggtgaatgtgaggcatacaatgttaagcgttttgagtgctcgaaggagcgGAAAAGTGCtaaataaatgcagtccatttactagagatgtaccggatcctgatttttaggatcctgacggataccggatccactgcttaagatcctgccggatccggaaccggataccggatcctacgaaagggttgaaacacatatagtaaggtcgccaaattccgtccacttcactgatcacttcactgaaaacgtgataatatcactatttcaaatactatttaattatgctatcgtatatttttggatagcggcaactgtgtagaatgggtaatgagcaatattagctataTACCgtatataccgtctgcgaagttatcgtaaatgttgttttgacgatgagtaattttgcaatatcgagttatttttatgaagacgctaaaatcaacaaaagcgctgtgacaggactcattcagacagtgacgacagccaagcctttcagccaatagtaatgtagttgtgaactggagaaaaaagtctgtgaaccaatgagcagacagcgctgaggggggcgggctgcagcgttttgccagacaggagagagaaattTCCATGTCactcgcagtgttgccagattgggctgtttcccgtccaattgggctgcttaggatggtcgtgtgcgggtaaaaatggcatttagcagaaaaacccgcccaattttagccatagaaatcaatagaattgggcgggattttgagcttctaggctggttttgagcattttttgggctggaaatcatcagcctcgtctggcaaccctggtcactcgtgcacagacagcactcactgctgctgctgggcactgggggagagttgctgttatccaaatggtggatttacatgaggaattcaaccactaaaccagccattgcatggtgctgagggcgttttgaaactatgtgctttacttagcaaccgtctgtgattatggaaagccaaatagttaggaagataaatagctttgtctctggtctgagaaatcgctagttagcatgctagttagcgaactaggctaagcaatgttgttctctacaactattagtggctgttactcactactcaaacacccacctgtatacagatggcataactgcttaggtggacaattactgttaagttagactggtgcagtgagttaaattacaatgtgtgaaattctacacatgcaatttgcagctgccctagtttcctatccatgtactgtttccagtcaaaaatggctgtcatctaacagaatcataagcaatatagtctaatagcttagctccaaaatataaaggaatcgttcagtttgtgatacaagcatgaaaattggtacacatatagccaaaggcattccaaaaagaactggatatggagccatcgtgaattttcaacatggtggccatggcagccatttttcaaaatggccgccagccacaacagttttcttggatataatatattttagacatatttaccattcataccacttggtaaatgtgatatggataatagaaaagttgtcatgaatattcaagatggcccccattttcaagatggcagccgtcacttgtatgatttatctgatataggtgatatcgatgtcaaatcagtcatttttcatgatgcagaattcaaatttgtaactttggaattaaccagaagcttccttttatctcattctatacagtatagtatcactgtttctttcaagatggcagcccatgtcagataatcatacaatagtggagtctgttaagggttttaccgttacggaagttagaaaagcactttgcatggtgtttctttagggtatatgctgtaattctagcctaagaGCCCTCAGATTTGTTTTCTacagtcatatacaatatgtcatgttgtgtaatgtaacattgttattaaatgacattatagtagctgacaatgttaatatagtccggaactcagcagagatgaaagggcagtggtagcctgcttgaccagattgatgaaactacaaaaatgtacatagtggtgtgcattggcactgccctcaagattcgattcgattacgattcgggaggtagcgattcgattggattcaattctacaatgcattgcaatgcattacatttctactgacagcaaagcaaatgtttcatcagtcatgatgaggcaatacaagtagtcagatactgaacaacattttaaatggctgttttctgaatctgaattcaaatgagcatttcccacactaaaactatggtgagaatagacaactgctgctaatgcttgctgagcagcatctgaatggggaagtgtcagtgcaagatgatgtccaaggtagcaggttctccatcagatactgaacaacattttactggctgttttctgaatctgaattcaaatgagcatttcccacactaaaactatggtgagaatagacgactgctgctaatgcttgctgagcagcatctgaatggggaagtgtcagtgcaagatgatgtccaaggtagcaggttctccatcagatactgaacaacattttactggctgttttctgaatctgaattcaaatgagcatttcccacactaaaactatggtgagaatagacgactgctgctaatgcttgctgagaagcatctgaatggggaagtgtcagtgcaagatgatgtccaaggtagcaggttctccgtcctctaatttccctgacagatattttttatttgtatgagagagggtaaaggacaggacctctccatatgtatgaagaacccataagatcacctaattctacattctcacaagtagcattgtgcatattgagtgcatttctgccatctttagaatggcattacagattattcaatatacatacaggctacagtatgtcgtcagttcaaattaaatggaaatgttttctaagtaggtgttgagtaagcaGGCAGAAGTAattttttttcctgaatttgcaaacaagtcctcaccaagtaattgtgtcacaagttgcattacagttagctcagtaatcattgagtacttcaattggtacttcaaaactgacagttgatggacaacatgtatcGTAGGTCTTTACCACCCTTACCCATAAGAGAAATATCTAACAACTCTCATATGGTATACAGGTATACTATAAAAGTCATTACGGTACTCATTTCCTTTGTATGCAAGGCACaaaaatagtctgggaggaagtatagtctaccataccccccacccaaacaaaatgccacatgaaTTTGTTTAACCTTCACGAATTTGAgtagtaacagtaacataactcatttcCACACATTACACTTTATACATGACCTCAgcatgctctacatgtttcagttctatagttgtacagaacagtacagtacagtacagtagcatacagtacggtgtagtatagaaaagtacagtacagtacagtacagtagcatacagtacagtgcagtacagtatattacagtagtatacagtacggtgcagtatagaaacgtacagtagagtatagtacagaacagtaccattcagtacggtgcagtacagtatagtacagtacagtagcatacagtacggtgcagaatagcaaagtagagtacagtacagtagcatacagtatagtgcagtacagtagcatacagtatagtgcagtatagcacagtacaatacagtatttcacattacagtacagtatagtacagtacagtagcatacagtatagtgcagtacagtacagtatttcacattacagtatagtatagtacagtacagtacagtagcatacagtatagtgcagtacagtacagtacagtatttcacattacagtacagtatagtatagtacagtacagtgcagtactgggtcctaaggaagcatgttctaaatttcacgcttttgtcagctccgtaacgctaatgacctttttcttgaaaatggcggccatcttgaatattcatgacaacttttaaattatccataagacatttaccaaatagtatgaatggtaaatgtgtctaaaatgtcatattatatccattactcataagaaaactgttgttgctggcggccattttgaaaaatggctgctatggccaccatgttgaaaattcatgatggctccatatccagttctttttagaatgcctttggctatatgtgtaccaattttcatgcttgtatcacaaactgaacgattgttttggttagctgCTGCACTAATACATTATAACacaattttttatttacatggatatgttttcatgccaagtgatgaagtattactttacagaccagagcatatgcatgttattaaattcaaaagctcttcagcacagcatttctcccaactctctgtccctccccagttacaacacaaatgcagcactactacctccagtgcagaattgaaatttgtctggaatcatgcacaactaatagacagcataaatgcctagtgtagacatgccatcatttgtgcagacctcttggtaacatgcagtttaggctacataggcctacaaattatctgctttactcaccctgccctgccaaattcctatacagtaaaattcaaacacattgatttcccccccccccctcctgaaataggccctactgatttttgcaagtgttttttttttttaattatcgtcaacttatcgttatcgtgaaaattctaaaacttagagataattttttttgcccatatcgcccacccctaattggtagccctttctatcgtaatttggcgataacgtccagcatgtccacagactagtttcagcacaattcagcggcaaaaggctcccaattccgcccgcttgatttcaggccacgtcggtatttccgttactgtttattattccttcatgccgttttgctgatttcgttcacacttgtagtcctggctttaccgatgcaggaactgtgattagtttggtcgttactgtggaaacggtttaataattttggtcctaaagcgaaacagggaagcggccagggcgagtttttagccagaatgtcgtcgtgaaattaaagttccatgctgccgttacgacacccttcattacaatgctgtttatggccgtttgactcggttttaaatgtcatcaccgtttcaaattgtaagcatacaaactccgtatcatgtcgatatccattcctgacttaaacagtggatacataattaactatcatcacttataagtaggcgggcggaattgggagacgggcggaattaggcgacttggctatagcctactcacacacgtgggccctttttgtcacgttggctcaaactagtttgactgaaaagcctcggctaccggatccggatcctgtgaaaaaccctattatcctgccggatccggaaccggatcttggatcctgtacatctctaccatttaccatttatcaCCTAAAACTACTGAATATCAGACCATCTGTTCATCATACAGATGATCAACTATTGTTACTGTTTTTGTCCTTGTTATGCAACGTTGTTAGTAGTATAAACAACTACTGTTATACCCTTATTAAATCAGAAAAGATTGCGCTTACTTCTGTATCCTCTTCTCAATAACTGGCCGCACTGCGTTGATCCAATCATCCTGATTGCACACACCtggaaggagagaagagcaaCGCTTGACACCCGGTTCACACGTACCGGTATATGGTTTTGTATGATGGCTTAATTTTGTATCCCTTTGggtctttagttttttttttccttctcatgTTTTAGCTCCCTAGAATGGATATGTACAACAATGGATAGACAAGAAAAACACAATAAACTCACTACGAAGAGTTGGCCTGAAAAAGACATGTTTGCCTGGATAACACCCAATTCCACACCAATGTGTGTTCACACAATTGATATTCATTTTATTCACGTTGTTTATACAGGAAATAAAGTTATTAACAGATTAACAGAAATGTCCCCTCTCTTTTATATGCGTGTTGTACCTAGATCTATTGCCCTCTCTCTtaaggcctatgtgtgtgtgtgtgtgtgtgtgtgtgtgtgtgtgtgtgtgtgtgtgtgcgtgtgtgtgtgtgtgtacccaggtCTATCGGTCCCTCTCTGAGGCCGTCCAGCTCATACAGTCGGCCGTTGACCGGGACGTAGCTGACGAAGTGGAACGCGTCCTCATCCTTAGCAGACGACTTGGCATCAAACTCAAACATCTGCTGTCTGCACGACAGTAAAGAGAAAAACGCATCACACATCAACATACGCCTGTTCATCTGGTGCTAACTAACATTGATATTCACCGTTTTCAGTGTGTAAACAAACGCTGCATCATCGTTTAGGTGAAGCGCGGACGCTACCTGGCAAATCCATTGTGGACTTGACGAATGACTTCTGAGTTGCTCAACGCAAGACCCTTCATCTGAAACCAACATAAACAACAGCCAATCAGTGATGATTCAGCAGATACCTTATTTTACCTTTGCATTGATTTGCGCTAAAACAAGGTACAatgtgtttgggtttttttgaaaacacaacaaaaacaaagtagAATCCCCCCCAAATTTTAATTTGCTCacaattttgcttttttttggacAGGCAACACAGATAACAACTTAAGACATTGAAAACTTTGtcatcaccacacaccacaccgcaccacaccacaccacaccacaccacacacacacacacacacacacacacacttacagctgCATCGAAGCTTGAGGAGAAGTCTTTGAACTCTGCGAGTGTGTCTCCAAGGAGCACGTCCTGGTGTGTGCAGTTTAATAAGACACTCACGATGGCCTGGGTGGCACACGCGTTATTAATCACCTGGAACAGAAATAGTAAATATTAACATAATACATTAATAATAGCAATGACCATGGCCTGGGTGGTGCAACAATAGGCAAAATGGACTCACTGTTGCTTTCTAACTGGACAGGCTGAGATCACAGAAGTATGACTGACTTGCGTTGCATTGCGTTGTTTTGGTGTTCCCTTTATCTATTTTTGGAGCAGTGTTTATTATATTGTTACACAGTGTAGAGAGTGTATTGAATGTGAGCGTTGCCGTGAGCATCAGTCACCTGTTTGGCGAAGAAGATGTTGTCTAGCCGCGAATCCTGCACTATAGAGCCGGCGGGCTCCTCACCAGGCTGCCAtttgaagaggaagatgaggccaTGGACGGGTCTGCAGGAGGAGACACAATAATAAAGAGTTAAATAacgttaaataataataaacgtTATGGTTTAAGGTCATTGCTGTTTAATGGTCTGCCTCTTGAAGAGGAAGATCAGACCAAGGACCGGTCTACGGGGGAGGCACAATAATAAGAGTTAAATAAGGGTAAGGATTATGGCTCTTCACAGGCTGCCACTTGAAGAGGAAGATGATCCGTGATCCGTGGACAAGTCTACAGGGAGACACAAACACCAAGCTAAAAGTATACAGTAGCTAACGAGGTCAAGACAAGCCAGGCGTGGAGGTAAAATGCCCATAGgagaacacagacacatacaccaaCTAGAGCCATGGTCTAACAAGGACAGGACAGCTGTgggctagtggttaaggagatgggctggaggtttgaatcccacccttccactccatacCTCACTccacttcatggctgaggtgcccttgagcaaggtacccaaTTCCATATTGCTGGATATCCaccaatagcctgtaaataactgtaagtcgctttggatgaacgCATCAGCGAAGTGTGATCTGATGACGATGCCATGTTAAGATGAGTCAAAGGTCAGAAGTTAAAGCACCCATGGATAGCAGGGAGTGTGGCAGGGAGTAgaggggtgggattcaaacctgcaaccctctgaccgaAAGCCCATCTAGGCCATAGCTGCCTACAATATCTCCTTACGACAACGGAAGTTATTGATTGGGATAAAACAGCTATTTTTATACATTAGGGCACCATATTCTGCCACAGTAATGACATATCAACCCATTGAACTTGTTCGAGAAGCAAGTGGCTGGCCACCATCTTGGCGTTTAAATTAGAGAGGTGCACTAATGGAAACGTTGCAAAAGAGCTACTCTATACAATCAGAAGCAATCATGGCATGCATGATGCACGCTACACTTACTTCAGATTCTCGAAGTTTTCTGGTTCCATACTCCAGATCTCCTCCACCTGTGCCCCTTTGCAGCCTGCAGGATCAAGAAGATGCGCATATCACATATTTTAAACTGTGTTTCAAAAATTAGTTTCAGTAACACGATTTGACAGGAGAATGGAATATCCACAATAATGTTAATGAACCCATGGGTCATGTTCATGTTGAAAAGCAGTGACGGTGACAGTGATGGTTAGCTCTTGGGCTACTCAGCAGCTGCCTATGACAGAGTCAACAATAAACATTTTCATATAATATACTTATTGCTGCGTCATGTTTAACGTTTGCTGCACATGAGCTGATACTGCTGCTGGCCTCGGCGAGAACACATGAATCACCTGAATCATCATGATCCAAGTCCAACTAGCTGATTTGCTAACATGCATTTCGCATCTCATCGATGCGAGCCCCCTCGTTAGCGTATCCCAAAGACGTCTTCAGTCAAATGGCATAAGGCCAACAGTAAACATATACAAGCGGGAGGGAGAATAGCGCAAATATGAGATCTTGCGACAGGTCTACGGGGGAATGTGAGTGTAACATCTGTCTGGAGGGATGTAAATACCATGTTGTTTAATGTCTAGCATCCCTTGCCTTCATTGAACAATGCTAACCAACCCGTTAGCCTGCCGAGCAGTTAGCCAAGGTTCCCCACATCGACTCACCGAAGCCCTTTATCAACTCTGTGAAAACACCAGGGTCACTTTCCATCAAACA
This is a stretch of genomic DNA from Engraulis encrasicolus isolate BLACKSEA-1 chromosome 6, IST_EnEncr_1.0, whole genome shotgun sequence. It encodes these proteins:
- the uchl5 gene encoding ubiquitin carboxyl-terminal hydrolase isozyme L5, whose translation is MAGSAGEWCLMESDPGVFTELIKGFGCKGAQVEEIWSMEPENFENLKPVHGLIFLFKWQPGEEPAGSIVQDSRLDNIFFAKQVINNACATQAIVSVLLNCTHQDVLLGDTLAEFKDFSSSFDAAMKGLALSNSEVIRQVHNGFARQQMFEFDAKSSAKDEDAFHFVSYVPVNGRLYELDGLREGPIDLGVCNQDDWINAVRPVIEKRIQKYSEGEIRFNLMAIVSDRKMIYERKITELQAQLTEGEPMDTDQSSTLYSSLQTEIAKYQMLIDEENQKLKRYKVENIRRKHNYLPFIMELLKTLAEYQQLIPLVEKAKEKQSAKKIQEAK